In the genome of Gammaproteobacteria bacterium, the window GCCGCGTACCTGTCGGCCGCCGACGTGTTTGTGTTTCCCAGCCGGAGCGACACGTACGGACTGGTGATGCTCGAAGCGATGGCGTGCGGCGTGCCGGTGGCCGCGTATCCGGTGCCGGGACCGGTGGATGTGGTCGCCGACGGCGTGAGCGGTGTATTGAATAACGATCTCGCGACCGCTGTTATGTGTGCGCTGGAACTCGATCCCTCCGCCGCACGGGCGCATGCGCTCGCGCGCTCGTGGCAGGCGGCCACCGAACGCTTTATCGAGCATCTGTATTTCAACGGCACCTTCGCGCATAGGCCGGTGAGTCAGCTGGCGCTGCGTTAACAGACTCCGCGCCCGCAACTTACCACTCTGCCGCCGCCATGCAGGTCAGCATTGCGTGGCATGCGGCGACTCCCGTGCCAGGCAGTTCGCTTAGGCGTGCTATCAAGCGCGGTTCGGAGATCGGTTCTGCTGCGGGGTGCACAGTTCTTGACTGGCTTCCAGGCAGCGCTTCATCATTCGCGGCAGGAGGTACTCATCATGTCCCATCCGCTGCGCGGCTCCTGGGTGCTCGAGGACTTTCTCGTCTGGGAGGCCCACCATCCGGATCGCTATGAATTCATCGATGGCATTATCCGGATGATGGTTGGCGGCACGCTTGCCCACAATACGATAGGGTTGAATCTGGCGACCGTGCTGCACACCGAATTTCCTGACCTTCGCCTTGAGCAGTCCCGTTGAGAGCGGAATTGAAAAGGTACCCAAACGCAGCGTTCACCGCGCCTTTGTCGAACTTGCCTCCCGTGATTCTCGATACCGTACCGCCGATGACGGCGGTGACCATAGCACCAGCCGCGACATTAGCAGGATCGAACTGAGTAGCATATTTTACAAATCCAGCACTGACAAAGCCGGAGGCGAACCTGCCGCTGCCACCGTAGAATCCTCAGATACCGCCGGCAATGGCTCCAGCCACCGCGCCACTGAGACTTACGTTAACGAGAACCCCAGAGACTGCAAAACCACCCAGAGCGCCAATCTCAATTGCGACTAACCTGAGGATTATCGATTGCAAACTGCGCCGCGTGTCCCGGACCGTCTTACACAAAGCCAAATGGCTTTTCGCAAAGATTCTAAACTTTCAGTCTCACAGGGATGTCCGGTAAGATACGCATAGAGATTTTCACGAGTGATGAAATCGGGGAATGATTAAACTGCTTCCACACATTCATCCGGCCGTACTCACCTAACCTTAAGCATATGCGCGGCCACAGCGAGGACATATCGCATCCGTAAAGCCCTTATCCGCGGGGCACCAACGGGCTGATGCGGCAGTTACACCCAATGGAACTGACTTCAAGCAGCGATTGAATACGTACATTTGAATCGATGGAACCCCTGGTCATTGTTCTCGCGGCCGCGCTCGCTGTTCTGATATTCGCTTTGCCTCGCATCCGGTCGCGGCTGCTGTTGTCCGGGGCAAAGCATCTTTCGCTGGGCGGGCATGCGCGCATTGCCAAACGGCTCGCGCGGCTGATTCCTTACTACGAATTCCACGGCGCGGATTTCTTTAATTCCGATGGCGCGCCTGATACGACCGCCAGCGAACGTGAGGCCGGTTTTGAGCGACTGGCGTCACTGTTTCGTGAACGCAATCCGCACTCGATCGAGATGGGCAAGCGTCTCGCGGAAACCGTGCCCGATTTTCAGTTCACTAACCGCTACCGCGTTCCGTTTCAATACAGCCGTTACGTGCGGGAAAGGGTCCAGCCGGGGGCTTTCATCAAAGAGTCGCGCGGGATGCTGCTGACCGAGATCGACGGCAATGAATCCTACGATCTCACCGGCTCCTACGGCGTCAATCTGCTCGGCAACGAGTTTTACAAGGACTGCATCGACGC includes:
- a CDS encoding Uma2 family endonuclease; translated protein: MSHPLRGSWVLEDFLVWEAHHPDRYEFIDGIIRMMVGGTLAHNTIGLNLATVLHTEFPDLRLEQSR